The window CAGAGTTGATCATGAGGGCACGAGAGGCGCCTAGCTCGTGCTCGAGATATGCATAATGTCATCTCCTTATTAACTTAATTGGATGGTTTGAAATTTTGAGCACAACTTGATGCACAATGATGTGCATGGTGCAATCGTGCACACTATACGTAACATTTTCCCGGCCCAGGTACGTGGTAATGTGAATGATCCGATGAAAATTTCGAGTTGTCGAACAAAAAAATGTTGTGTtggatgaaaatttatgatcttATAAGGATGCGCTTTGATAGAGGgatttgaatatttgaatttcaaaattttagtgTACCAATATAgatttcatattaaatattatgattaacatatataaaaaaattgaagcaCGTTGAAAGATGtcctctaaaatatttaatcgatatttagattttaaaaaactATCAAAATTCACTTATCGCGTCACATTACCTAATTAATTTGAACACATCTTAATTTACTAACGCAACTAGAAATTattaaactaaatatttttaaaaactagaCGCGGTCTTTACTTTTGTACAAAAACTCTTATCCGACGACTGTCTCATTTGTCAATTATGTGAGACAGAACTCCTATCTGATCTGACCCATTAAAATGtatcattttttatgtcaaaaatattgcTTTTGACTTCAAATATGAGTCGGATCGACCCGTCTCTCGTATATAAATCCGCGAGACTATTTTTTGAGgcattggattaaaaataataactcgTGCATGGACAACACAGTAGCCGCCTCAACGTAGCTCTCCTTGGCCACCATTTATGACttgtgattttaaaatttttacaagTGATCGAAGCGATCTTAATTATTATAAACTAGCAAATTGTGAGAAGTCAAATGTGATATCGTTGGCAATTTGACAAAAGTTACGGTGATTTAAAATTGTGTGCGATCAAAATTACGTTGAACGATGAACAAAAGAGgatggaaaaataaattattgaagaagaaatattatttgttcgtatatttatttaaagaattgATCCAAAGTCGGTAGGGGTCCATGTAGATGTGATTCACATGCATCCTCCACGAGTCTTGTTCTTGCTTTCCTAGCTAGCTAGATTTGGATATATGCCATTTGAATTATCTCCATGTTTTCCTTTGTAAAAACATTTTGGAttatcatataattaattttgacatgaacaattcaaataattattaactaatccAATGACTTTAGATGGATGCGCTAAAGATGCAGCCCTTGCTCCTCCTCTATAAATTGCCCCTCCAAGAGCCTTCCCCTCCACACATCGGGATACATCATATACACACACTTACAGagagagaagatcagtgaaaatGGCAACTTTCCCTGTGGTTAACATGGAGAATCTCAATGGAGAAGAGAGGCCTGCTACGATGGAGATCATAAAAGATGCCTGTGAAAACTGGGGTTTCTTTGAGGTACTGCTTCAGTTGTCTCTTCTGTATGTAATATTTTATCATGATACACATGTTTTGAATGAGTTTTCTGGGTCTTCGGTGATGTTGCTCTTTGCAGCTGGTGAATCATGGGATAGCTCCTGAGTTTTTGGACACGGTGGAGAGGCTGACAAAGGAGCACTACAAGAGAACTATGGAACAAAGATTTAAGGAAATGGTGGCGAGTAAAGGGCTGGACTCTGTTCAGTCTGAAATCTCTGATTTAGACTGGGAAAGCACTTTCTTCTTGCGCCATCTTCCTGAATCAAACATCTCGGAAATCCCTGATCTTGAAAATGAATACAGGTTTTTACCCCAACACTTGATACACACCAGGATTCTGGTCACGGGGTGACttcatgtttagaaaaattgcatgtttttttttttaaattaaaaaggtGACACCCACCTCGCTCCCTGTTGAACTCGCGCAGAACTTGCCAATAATAAGAAAAACATGGCTATTTTCATTATCCTGGCAGGCCACCAGGGACGTCGCCCCAGATCCTTTAACTGGGCATAGTACACGTTTTATACTGAATATTTTCACTGCCGATGACAGGAAAGTTATGAAGGAATTTGCATCTCAATTGGAGAAGCTGGCTGGGCAGCTTCTTGATTTGCTGTGCGAAAATCTTGGGCTTGAGAAGGGTTATCTGAAAAAGGCATTCTATGGATCCAAAGGTCCAACCTTTGGCACAAAGGTCAGCAACTACCCCCCATGCCCCAAGCCGGACCTGATCAAGGGACTCCGAGCCCACACCGATGCCGGTGGCATAATTCTTCTCTTCCAAGATGATAAGGTCAGCGGGCTGCAGCTACTCAAAGGCGAAGAATGGGTTGACGTTCCTCCGATGCGCCATTCCATTGTCATCAACATTGGTGACCAGCTTGAGGTAATACTTTATATTCCAGAAGCCATTAGTTTTTGAGTCAAGGTGAGATAGAGGCAAACCCAAATGAAATTCTTATAGATTTTCAAGTCTAATTTTTCCCAACTGGCAAGTCATACCCCAAAATCCATGTAGCCTTCTATCTTCTTCCTCTGGTATTATTTCGTCTCCATTATCCAGAACAATTGGATCTTGGCTCTGCCTTTGGGTCTAACTAAGGAATTGAGGGCGAGATAAGCAGGAATGAAacacgaaattttaaaataatcatgcacaatcaaaaaaaaatttcggtcgAGGGGTGAGGCAATCGCGCTAGGTCTATCCCCATTTCTATGGATAGTAGTGAATCCTGCTTAAAGTTTTTCTTCCATTTTTATGAAGGTGATAACAAATGGAAAATACAAGAGCGTGCTGCACCGGGTGATCGCACAGACAGATGGAACTAGAATGTCAATTGCATCATTCTACAATCCAGGAAGTGACGCTGTTATTTATCCGGCACCAGCATTGGTTGAGAAGGAAGAAAGCAAAGATCTGTACCCGAAATTCGTTTTCGAGGATTACATGAAGCTATATGTAGGAGTCAAGTTcgaggcaaaggagccaagatTTGAAGCCTTCAAGAACATGGAGAACACAGCTAAATTGGATCCAATTGCAACTGCCTAAGTACCACTAAAAGTAAATGGAAACTTAAAAACAATTGAGGGCGTTTATCATGTTATATTTCACAGTTCAAAGGGTTTGGTTGGCTTGTGTTGGATAGTATAGTGTATTATGATGACGGGTTTAAAGAGAATTTCTTTATATGTAAAACGACTCCAAGTTTCTATTTTGATGAGAGAtctatcttttttctttttaaacttATTGAGGTGTTCCAATAATGCTTGAAGGTTTCAAGTAAAAAAAAGCGAATCTTTTAGAGTGTCTTTCGTTTCTACTCAAAAAGCAGTCTTTGGTGAAAGCAAATAAAGAGAAAAAGGATgggaaaaaacaaacaaaaaagagaaaaggaacaaacttttaaattttaatcacTTGGACTCAATGTGTAATACCACAATTTTTCCCACAAACTTCCGACTTTTAAAAGTGCGAGTCTAAAAGATTTTAGCCTTCCCAATAGTAAAATTAGAAAACATAGATACCACAAACAGTTTCTTGCATTGCAGGGCATTTGGAATGGTTTTCATACAAAAGTAAGCTCCAAAAATGTACTGAGCTGCTCGTCCTAACTATTTGGGTCACACCACTGCTTTTTTAGCGACCAAGACGTTTAGAATGTAGAGTTAAATCCAACAAATTAGCGTATCATCCCAGAAAACACCATGTATAATGAGAATAGAAAAGCGCTACAAAGTAAGTTAATCTGTTCATGCTGTGAAACTATAGAAGTACAAATGTTTCTGCAAACATTTCATGCTACCAAGCAGATGTAAAAGGTAAGGGGGGAAATAAAAGCTAGATCGGTACTAATAAAATAAGATCACTCAATCGATTAATGCAGTGTAAATCATGATTCAGACATGTATATTGCTGGTTTACGGATGTTATTCACAGACTAATAAATCTCAGAGAGTTTGAGAGCACAGCACAAGAATGTTAGCTGTTCATGCACCGTTTCCACTGGGGAAACTTAGCTTCATAATGCATAGCTGACACTGGAAATGTGGTTGGTATTTAATTTGTGAATATCGAGTCTCATAAAAATTCGAAGCAGAGAAGTGTACAGAATACGATACAGAATTAATCAAACTGGAGAACGACACAAGAACAGTACAGATGATCTTCAAACTCAATGTACAAGCACAAGATCACAGAAAAAAAAGACCTGGAGTTGGTATCAATTTTAAAGTGAGCTGACTTCACTGACGTTACAAGAATTCAACTAGCGAATGATTAATCATCTGAATGCGTCGAAAAATTCCACGTAGCACCAGCAATTGTTTCAACAATAACCCGTTCCACATGAACATGATAATCTAATTATTTCTGGAATTTcttcttttaatccttttcaCGTAAATAAAACTTCTCGAGATTGACTTCATCACTTATGTTGTACTCAACATCAAAATGTACTCTGAACTCCCAGGTCAGCCGTGATTCAGCAAAGCATTTCCTATCTACCAAGCTATACATACAGCCAATGATGTAATTTTTCAGATAACCAGAAATTAAAATGCATAAGTTGGACCAAGACATTAAGCCATTTGTTGTCACACACGCAAAAACAGACAAAAGAACATGAAATGATATTGCCAGTTTATTACCCTCTTAAATCAAGATGAAACATTTTCAGTTTCACGGACAAAATGAACCAAGTCAAAAATAAATGGTAAAACCATTTGAAAATTTCAGGAGTCATGTTGCAGGCCAAGACGACACAAGGAGGTGACAGAAAAACTTCTGATCAGACCCAAAATATGGGCACATAACTCTTTCCCCCAACACAAGACAAGATGATAGTTACGGAATGCTGTTAATTGCTGAAGAACCAGGCACTTCTGCAGCAGCTTCTTTAGAACAGTGATTTTTCACAACGGTCGAAATGTCAGCTTCAGAAGCTCCGGCAAGTTTGAACCTCTCCACTGCAACATCGAGATTTTTCTCCCAACCAGACAAGCCCAATTTACATTCTATTTGAGACCTCTCAAAAAGCATGTTACCCCAGAATAGATGAATCTGAGATCTCATCACTGAAGCTTGCTCTGCTGCATCTTCAGGAGAAATTTCCTCTCGGCCCCCTATGCCTGAGGTATCGCCTTCTGCAGCACTACCctgtttcttctttcttttcaaaAGTTCATCCTTCTTGCTCACAGTAGGATCTTTAGATTCTTTAGCTCTCTGTTCCTCCAGCTTCTCCCACATCTCAGTTGCAGCCTTCATTTTTTCTTCTGCGCTATCAAAAAGGCTAATAGTTTCAGTCGGATCCCACTTGGTCAGGTCATCTTTCTTTGCTAGTACAAACGACCAATGAAGTTTGGCCATTTCAAATTGCTGCTGCCCCAGAGCCAACAACCCTTCGTAAAAATCTGGTTTGATCAATAGAGCCTCCTCGTATTTCTCTCTGGCAAGAGAATATTTCTCTCTTACCCAATCATATGCAGTTTGAAGCTGTGTAGCCATTATCTCTTTACCAGATGAATCATCTATTGGCATTTTTTTCCTTGCTGCACACATATGAACATTTCCCCAGTTAAAGAAGGCAAGAGCGGCCACCTCCTGAAACTTCACGGCTGCCTTGTCAAAAAGACTTTGAGCCTCTTCGCTAGTCACAGTTTCCTCAAGTGCTTCAG of the Primulina huaijiensis isolate GDHJ02 chromosome 1, ASM1229523v2, whole genome shotgun sequence genome contains:
- the LOC140980483 gene encoding 1-aminocyclopropane-1-carboxylate oxidase-like, with protein sequence MATFPVVNMENLNGEERPATMEIIKDACENWGFFELVNHGIAPEFLDTVERLTKEHYKRTMEQRFKEMVASKGLDSVQSEISDLDWESTFFLRHLPESNISEIPDLENEYRKVMKEFASQLEKLAGQLLDLLCENLGLEKGYLKKAFYGSKGPTFGTKVSNYPPCPKPDLIKGLRAHTDAGGIILLFQDDKVSGLQLLKGEEWVDVPPMRHSIVINIGDQLEVITNGKYKSVLHRVIAQTDGTRMSIASFYNPGSDAVIYPAPALVEKEESKDLYPKFVFEDYMKLYVGVKFEAKEPRFEAFKNMENTAKLDPIATA